The genome window TTGATGGCATTTAAATTTTTAGGACAAAAAGTAAATAAAATTTCATACTCTTCGCCGCTACTAAGCTCAAATTTACTTAGTTTTTTTGTAAATTTAGCACCCTTTTTGCTAGTCTTTAAAAGCTTAGCAAGATCGGTATTTAGCCCATCTGAGATATCCATAGCTGAGTTTACAAGATGAGCTGCTTTGTAGAAAAATTTATCTCTTAAAATAGGCTTTTTAAAACGTGAATTTTTTGAAATTTTAGCTAGCCTTAGAAGTGAATTTAGCCCTTTTTGGCTGCCTCCAAGCTCGCCAGTAAAAGCTACCAGATCGCCGTATTTTGCATTTTTCCTAAGCACAGCCCTGCCCTTTAGCTCGCCGATTACACTAACACTTATATTTAAAATTTTACTACTTATCGTGTCGCCACCGATTATCTTTACACCAAACTCCTCGCACGCTCTATTTATGCCGCTACTTAGCTCTTTGATTTGTTGCGGTGTGAAATTTTTTGGCAAGCTAAGTCCAAGAAGGACAAATTTTGGCCTAGCATTCATCACGATTGTATCTGAAAAATTTACGATCATCGCCTTATAGCCGATCTCTTCAAGGCTTAGCCAGCCATGCTTAAAGTGCGAGTTTTGGGCAAAAATATCCTTGCTAAAGACATGCTTGCCAATCACAGCTGCGTCATCGCCAATATAAGCGTTACCAAAGCATTCAATCGTGAAATTTTCTTTATCCATCGGGCCATTATAATGAAACTCCTTTTAATTTTAGGATAAAATAAGCCAAAAAAGGAGCCAAATGCAAAAAATAGAAATTTTTAGATTTAATGCAAAAAAGGATATTTTGTCGTATTTTAAACCATATTTTTTAGAAATTTTAGATTACGCAAACCTTGACGAGCTATTTTTGTATATTAAAAAGATTGATCCGTATTTTCAGCCAACAACTGGCTTTGTGAAAGTAAATGATGTCGTAGTGAGTACTGCTGAACCATTAGAGAATTTATATGAAAAATTTGCGGGCGAGCTTGTGATTTCGCCACTTGATGAAAAACGAGCGGTTTTAGATCTTGAGATAAATGATGATGACTTTTGGAAGAAATTTAAACCATTTGAGAAATTTTGTGATCAAGCAGGCAAAGAATTTTATGCAAGCTTAAAGCCATATTTTTATGCTGATTTTGTGAGAGACTACGAGCCAAATTTTATAGGTGCAGCAGCCATCATACTAGCTCATCATCTTTATAAAAAAGAAAAAAATGATGAGATCATGAGGCTTATCAACAATGAAAATGGTATTTTGATAGCTTGCAAGATTGATGATTTTATCTTTGGCGGAAGCGAAATTTATACCGAAGCGATTAGGTTTTTTAAAGAAATTTTAGGGATAAAAGAGGACGAAACCGCAAAAAACGAGCTTAAAAATATAAAAAGTTTGGATAAATTTAAAGAGTTCAAAATAGCCATAAGCGATAAAATCCCTCAACATTTAGATAAATTTAGAGCAAATTTTATAAATCTAAACAATAAATTTCCTTGTGGATTTGAGCTTTTAAAAGTAAACGAAAAGCTTGCATTTGCATTTGCTAGTAAGACCATCTTTAATGCGTTTGATAGCGGGGCTGATTTTTTACTAGCTAGCAATGATGCTGAGTTTTATATGTTTGACACGCTTTCAAAAAAGCTTGAAAAATTTGCAAACAGAAGCTTGCAGGATTTTTATATTTTAAGAGTTGGCGAACTGATCGAGCTTGAAAATGGCAAAATTCCAGCAAGCTTAAAAGAGCATACGCTAAAAGTAAATCTAGTCTAACCTAAAAATTTATTTTTGCAAAGTTGCATTTTGCTCGCTTAAGGCTTCTTCTTTTTCGTCTTCTTGCTTTATCTCATCGTATCTTGCTTTGGCATTTTCATAAACACCAGCTGGTAGGCTTATATTTAAATCGTCCCTTAAGCTCATCACATCATCACAAGCATTTTGGTAGCCAAGGTCACAGCTTTTCATATAATAACTCACGCCAAGCTCGATATTTGAGTGCTTTTTTAGATCACTATCCATTTGCTCATTTATCTCTTCATTTACAAACATATCGCCCAAAGCCTCGCATGAAAGCACATCTTTTTGCTCACAGCCATCATAGAAAATTTCATACGCAGTTGCGTAATCTCCGGCATTTAGCGCCTCAATACCTCTGTCATAATCATCGATGTCAAAGCTAAATGCTAAATTTAAAGCTAGGATTAAAAAAACTATCTTTTTCATATAAAGCTCGGTGCATCATTTGAAAATAGTATGAGATCGCCAGCACGCGTATTTTGAGCTAGAATTTCTTGCATTTTATTTTTATCCTTTAAGATGATGATCTTTGGCTTTATGATGTGTTTTAGCAAAACTTCGGCATTTAGCGAGCTTGTGATGATAACAAGGTCAAAAATTTCATTTATCACCTTGGCTAAATTTGCATTTTGCTCCGCATCACTCTCGACGATACCAGGCGTTAGCAGCACTTTTCTGCCAGCGTAGGTGCTTACAAGCTCGTAGCTTGCACTCATGCCTGAAAAATTTCCATTAAAACTATCATCAATTATCAGCTTGCCGCCAGCCTCGATCTTGCTTAGGCGGTGCTCTACGTTTTTCATCTTAGATAGTGCTCTATCTACCGTCTCATCGCTCATCTTTAGGTATTTTGCCACCTTGATGCAAACGGCTAAATTTGTAGCATTAAATTTACCAAGCAGTGGCGAAGCATAGTTTTTGCCATCAAGTATAAATGAAATTCCATCTAAATTTGCATTGATATCTTTTAGACTTTCATCGTAAATTTCTAAATTTTGGCTTGGCTCTTTCTTTGTCGAGCTATGTAAAAATGCCATTTGCAAGCGAGCGCTTTGAAGTGCTTCAAGCTTGGTAGAGCGGATATTATCAAGCGTTTTAAAATACTCAATGTGTTGCGCGCCGATCTCGCCAACGATGACGATTTGCGGGTTTAGAAATTTTGTGATCTCTAGGATGTCGCCCTTTAGCCTAGCGCCTGCTTCAGCGATGTAAATTTGCGTTTGCTCGCTTAAGTTTTCATTGATATCTTTGATGATGCCAGCCATTGTATTTACGCTGCGAGGCGTTTTGTAGCAGTCAAAGCTATCTTTTAAAATTTCAAAAAGAAAATTTTTGATGCTAGTTTTGCCGTAGCTTGCTGTGATCAAGATGATTTTTAGATCTTTATTTGTACCCAGTTTTTTAAGTGCCTTATTTTTAAAGCCTTGAAATTTTATCTTTTCTAAAATTTCACTAAAAAATAGGCTCACGACCAAGACAAAAAGTGGCATAGGAGCCAAAAACGCCTTGTGGATGATGAAATTTAAAGCGTAGTTTAAGATGATAGCACAAGCAAGGATCACAAAAAAATGCTTGATCCTAGCAGTAAAAACTAACTTTTTATCAAGTTTTTTATGCCACATATAAAGTGCTGGCAAAAGTGCAAAGTAAAAATAGATAAAAAACCACTTGCCAGTCGTGTAAAATAGCACCAAAGGCACGATGAAGAAAAAGACGTGCCAAGCGGGCTTTGTGAAGTGAAAGAGTACGCGCTCAGGCTTATATGAAAACCACTGAAAGCAAGTAATCACATAAAAAGCGAGCGCAAAGATAAATAAAACTGTGCTTATGCTTAAAAATATATTCATCTTATCTCCTCGATCCCGCTCTCATCGTCATCTATCACGACATTTTTAGCCTCATTTAGCTCAAAATTTATCCCTTTTTCTATCTCTTCGCTTATAAATTTAGCGTGAAGCAAAAAGAAAAAATGATCACCACTAAGCGGAAAAAATGAACTATTTTTTATGAGCTTATGTATACTCTCCCCGCTTGTTATAGGCGTTGCCTTGTCATTTTCGCCCCAGAATATCAAAGCCTTGCCACTAAAGTCAGCAAAATGCTTCGTAAAATCCTCATCAACTACGTTTTTTAGGGTCTCATACATCACTCTACTCATACCGCTCACATCTTTTGTGGCAAAGAGTTTATAAAATTTTCCAAATCCAAAAAGCTTAAAAATTTTAAAAATAGAGATCTTTGTGCGCACGATAAATGGCTTTTTGACAACTATGCCAGCTGAGCTCAAAAGCACAAGATATGGCGGCTTTAGAAGCGTTGCGACCTTGCCACCAAAGCTATGACCTACTATAATATCTGGCTTTATGCCAAGCTCAGCGCAAAAATTTTCAACGATTTTTGCATAATCACTTGTTTTTAAAGGATCAGTAATTGAGCTTTTACCAAAACCTGGCATATCGATATAAACGTGGCAAAACTCGTTTAGATAGTGCCCAAAAGCCTTTTTCATTATCTCTTTGTTTGCACCCCAGCCGTGCAAGAAAAGCACTATTTTTTTGCATTTCGGATTTACTACTTCGTAGCTGATCTCATACTCGTCTGAGCCGTACTTTACCGCCCTACTCGCCATCGTTCTCTCTTTTTTTTGCAGTATAAATGCTCTCAAGCACACTCACTGCTTCGCAAAGGCGCTCATACTCTTCCATATTTAAAAGCACTGCTTCAAATTTATTATTTTTTACAATAACCGCTCTTTTTAATTCATTAGCTCCCACACGAGAGAGTACCGAACTAAAATTTCTAACCACTTCAGTTGCTGTATAAATTTCATCTTTGGTAAAAGTTACCATTGTCGCTCTTTGTGTAAAATTTTACGTAAAATATCACAAACTACTTTATAATCTACTAAATGGTCTAAATTTTCCCACGACCTTTTACTGAAGTGATCGAGTTTATAAAGCTATAATCGATCTTTATATTACGCTCTCTTGGAAGTGAGTTTGCAAGAGCATTTAAAGTACTCTCAAAATCCTCAAATAGATAGTTTGCAAGGCTTCCTGGGTTTGGATTTATCTCATTTAGATAGACCTCATCATCTATCACAAAGAAGTCGCATCTAATGATCGCTCCGTCAAAACCGCAATCATAAATTTTTGAAAAGTTAAATTTAAGCTTTTGTTTTAGCTCCTCAGAAATTTCAGCCTCTTTTACCTTGTTTTCATTTGAAAAGCTAAGATATTTTTGCTCGTAGTCAAGAAATTCTTTCTTTTTTGGCTCTTCGATGATAGAAAATTTTATCTTTCCATCTATCTTACAGCCTGCAAGGTTATACTCTTTTACTCCCTTTATAAAAGGCTCGACAAGCACATCTTTATCAAACTCAAATGCTATGTCTTTTGCATAAGCTAGCTCGCTGGCGTCATGCACTATATTTACGCCGATACTACTTCCAAGTCTTGCTGGCTTTAAAATAATAGGATAGTGAAATTTTGGCTGGCTCTCACGAGTTAGCATCTCATAGTCAAGCGCCTTTACGCCAGCTTTTTGCGCTAGAAATTTAGTAAGCTCTTTGTTGTAGCTAAGTGCACTTACTTCAAGCCTTGGACCTATATATTTTATGCCGTAAAAGTCAAAAAGCGCTGCTATCTTGCCATCTTCGCCGTCCATGCCATGGATCAAATTTATAATAACATCACACTCTACTTTTTTATCGCCAAAGAGAGAGTGTATGAAAAATCCACCCTTAGACAAAATGAGCTTTTTTGAATTTTTGTATTTGCCAGAGCTAAAGAAATTTGCTCTCATATCTTTCTCTTCGATAAGATAAAAATCTCTATTTGCGTCGCAAAATATAAATTTTAGCTCTTGTTTTAGGACATTTTTTAAAACTATTGCACTAACTATGCTTATCTCATGTTCATAGCTCTTTGCTCCAAATATCACACCTAAATTCATCTTTTTAATCCTTATCCTAATTTCTTTAATGCTTCTTTTATAAGATCACTCGTATTTTCACTCTTACACTCAGGCAAAATTTTCACTATCTTCTCACGTTTAAAGCCAAGCGCCTCAAGTGCCAAAAGTGCCTCATTTTGATAGCTTGGTACACTCTCATCACTTATTAGTTTTGCGTCGCTTAGCTCGGCTATAATGCGTCTAGCAGTCTTTGGTCCGATACCTGGTACACTTTTAAAGGTATCTGCATCACCGCTTATTATGGCATTTGTAAATGCTTGCGAGCTAAGACTTGAGCAAACTGCCATAGCCGTGCTAGCTCCGATGCCATTTAGCTTTATAAGCATCTCAAACATCTTTTGCTCATTTGCATCCAAAAAGCCGTAAAGTAAATTTGCGTCCTCTCTTATGATCTGTGTTATGGCAAGCTCGACTTTTTCGCCCTTGCTAAGCTTGGCTGAGCAAAAAAGCGAAATGAAAATCCCATAACTTACGCCGCTATTTGTCTTAAGTATCACAAATGCGGGATCTTTTTTGCTGACGATACCTTCGATCGCTTTTATCATCCTTTAACCTTTTATTCTTAGAAATTTGTATCTGTGTAGTCTTCTAATTTATTTGACTTTTTGATCTTATACTCAGCCTCATCGCCATCGCCGATCTTCTCTAAAGTAATGGCATGAGCGGTTTCATTTTGCTTTGAGATATAAGTGACATTTTGTGGAGGATCAACGATAACGAATCTAATCTCATTTAGTTCAACCCAGTTGCCTCTATTTATCACTTTTGCAGAAAATATTCCATTTTGCATGATCTCAAGCTCATCTTTTAGAGTAGCTAGCAACTCTTTTTTATCTTTAAAAATTTTTAGCAAAGTGTTGTATTCATTGACTAGACCTTGATACTCTTTTAGCTTTTTCATAAAGGTAACTGGCGGTATCACTTTAGCTTTTGAGAGCTCTTCTACCTTTGCTTTTATGGTATAAATCGAGTCTTTATTTTCATTTATGACATTTTTCTTTGTTTCAATATTTTTTAGAAGTGAGGCAAGCTCTGCTTTTGTATATTCGATCTTATTTAATTGCTCTTGCGTAGCCTCAGCACTCTCAGGCATTTTGCTAGTATCGATTATAAATTTATTGTCAGTGCCTCTTAGATATCTTACGTCTATTAAGTGTGAAGCTGTGATAGTGCAGTTTGAGCCAAGCGTATTTATTTGGATATTTTGAGCAGTTATAGAGCCACCAACGACGCTATTTATCTTAACTCTTTTTGCTACGACGTTTCCGCCTTCTAGCCTATCTATCTCGACATTTTCAGCTTCAACCTTACCGATATGGATAGAAATTTTTGCATTCTTTGCATAAATTTTAGCCTTTTGGTGTGTTTGACCGCCGATTATTACTTCATTTGCTTTAACCATCGCATTTGCGCCGACATTTCCTTTAACCTCGATCTCGTCAGCCTCCACGATGATGCCAGTGCCGATGGCATCTTTTATAGTGTCAGTTTCCCTAACCACTAAAGTCACATTTGTATCAGTGCCTGCTTGAATAGAGCCAGTTGTTTTAAAATTTGCCTCATTTATCTCTATGCGCTCTTCAATGTCAAATGAGCCATTTTTCTCAACTACATATCCTGATTTTTTAGCGATGTATATTATGCTATCGTCATTTTCTACTCTCTCTATATTTTCGCTTATACTTATCTCTTTGCCAGTATCTTCTTTTGGCTTTTCTACTGCTAATAATTTACCCCTCGCATCACGGCCATTTTGCCCTTCGTGAGACTTTTTCTCTTCCATTATCACTTCATCTTGTGCCACGCCAAAAACAAAACCTCTATCAGCGTAATCAACCTTATCTTCCTCTTTTATCGCATCAAGTTTATCTTTGTAGTAGTAAAGTATCTTTGCATCGGTAGCTTTTTTTGGATTTATACCTTGTGTTATGTTTAGTATGTAGTCTTTATCAAGTTCGCCCTTTACATGCACAACTGAGGCGATTTGTTTTAGCTCGTCTTTTAGTTTGCCGATCCTTATACCTATTAAAATTTGAGCCTTCATAAGCTGTTTAGCGATATATTCAAAAAGTTTATCTTCGTAATGCTGTTCGTATTCACAATCTTTTGTAGCTTTTACCTTTGCGACTACTTTTGTAACCGTTGAATTTACACCGATTTCTATCTTTGGAAGCTTTGGCACAGCATTTAGCCTAACATCAAAAAATTCCACATCATAGACCTGCTCGATCTCTAGTGTCTCGTCAAGATAAAATGCATTATCATCAAAAAAGTTTAAAGTTTCTTCAGGGACAAAAACTGGTTCTTCATTATCTTTATTTTTATAATAAGTCAAAATGCCTAAAATTTTAAAATCTATAAATTCTACCGGTACGCTGTGTTGCTTGCTTAATTCTTTAAGCGATATATAAGGTGTTGAAGTTTGAATTTGCGTTGGCGGTAAAAATCTCTCGTTTTCTTGCACGTTCTCGCTCAAAATTGATCCATTTCACATAAAATTTGGCTCTTATTATCGCCAAAATTTTATTAAATTTGGGTTATGTAAGCTTTAAAGCATCTTTTGTTACTATTGCGTTTTCAAATTTAATTTAGGTGAGCGATGTTTATAAAAGGTTTTTTTTCAAACTCAGTTGGCATTATGGTTTCAAGAATTCTTGGACTTATAAGAGACCTTTTAACAGCTTCCATCCTTGGAGCTGGCATATTTAGCGATCTTTTTTTTATCGCTTTTAAAATACCAAATTTATTTCGGCGTATCTTTGGAGAAGGTGCCTTTACGCAGGCATTTTTGCCAAATTTTGCAAATAGCAAGAAAAAAGCGATCTTTCAGGCTGAAATTTTCATCAAATTTCTACTTTTTATAGGCGCATTAACGCTTCTTGTAAATTTATTTACGCCCTACTTTATAAAGATCATCGCAAGCGGTTTAAGTGAACAAAATATCACCGATGCAGTGCCGCTTGTGTGTATAAATTTCTACTATCTAGCTCTTGTTTATATCGTTACTTTCATGGGTGCGCTGCTTCAGTATAAAGGGCACTTTGCCACGACTGCGTTTTCTACTGCACTGCTAAATTTAGCCATGATCGCATCGCTACTTTTGGCTCGTGGCAAGAGTGAAAGCGTGGTCGCATTTTATCTTAGTTTTGGTGTCGTTGCAGGTGGCATCTTGCAGGTTTTGGTGCATCTAATCGCTATGAAATTTAACGCCTTAAATAAAATTTTCTGGGGCGGAATAAGCGGATATTTTAAAGGCAAAAAAGCTAGTAGCAAAGGCTTTTTTATAAATTTTTATCACGGCCTACTTGGCTCAAGTGCGATGCAAATAAGCGCATTTATGGACACTTGGCTAGCTAGCTTTTTGGTAAGTGGCTCGATAAGCTATCTTTTTTATGCAAATAGAATTTTTCAGCTTCCGCTTGCTATCTTTGCGATCGCGCTCTCTCAAGCACTCTTTCCAAAGATCACCAGACTTTTAAA of Campylobacter concisus contains these proteins:
- a CDS encoding thiamine-phosphate kinase — its product is MDKENFTIECFGNAYIGDDAAVIGKHVFSKDIFAQNSHFKHGWLSLEEIGYKAMIVNFSDTIVMNARPKFVLLGLSLPKNFTPQQIKELSSGINRACEEFGVKIIGGDTISSKILNISVSVIGELKGRAVLRKNAKYGDLVAFTGELGGSQKGLNSLLRLAKISKNSRFKKPILRDKFFYKAAHLVNSAMDISDGLNTDLAKLLKTSKKGAKFTKKLSKFELSSGEEYEILFTFCPKNLNAIKRIAAKTRTRISVFAKISNKRLRQNARSHHF
- a CDS encoding Mur ligase family protein, with protein sequence MNIFLSISTVLFIFALAFYVITCFQWFSYKPERVLFHFTKPAWHVFFFIVPLVLFYTTGKWFFIYFYFALLPALYMWHKKLDKKLVFTARIKHFFVILACAIILNYALNFIIHKAFLAPMPLFVLVVSLFFSEILEKIKFQGFKNKALKKLGTNKDLKIILITASYGKTSIKNFLFEILKDSFDCYKTPRSVNTMAGIIKDINENLSEQTQIYIAEAGARLKGDILEITKFLNPQIVIVGEIGAQHIEYFKTLDNIRSTKLEALQSARLQMAFLHSSTKKEPSQNLEIYDESLKDINANLDGISFILDGKNYASPLLGKFNATNLAVCIKVAKYLKMSDETVDRALSKMKNVEHRLSKIEAGGKLIIDDSFNGNFSGMSASYELVSTYAGRKVLLTPGIVESDAEQNANLAKVINEIFDLVIITSSLNAEVLLKHIIKPKIIILKDKNKMQEILAQNTRAGDLILFSNDAPSFI
- a CDS encoding alpha/beta fold hydrolase, whose protein sequence is MASRAVKYGSDEYEISYEVVNPKCKKIVLFLHGWGANKEIMKKAFGHYLNEFCHVYIDMPGFGKSSITDPLKTSDYAKIVENFCAELGIKPDIIVGHSFGGKVATLLKPPYLVLLSSAGIVVKKPFIVRTKISIFKIFKLFGFGKFYKLFATKDVSGMSRVMYETLKNVVDEDFTKHFADFSGKALIFWGENDKATPITSGESIHKLIKNSSFFPLSGDHFFFLLHAKFISEEIEKGINFELNEAKNVVIDDDESGIEEIR
- a CDS encoding type II toxin-antitoxin system Phd/YefM family antitoxin, whose protein sequence is MVTFTKDEIYTATEVVRNFSSVLSRVGANELKRAVIVKNNKFEAVLLNMEEYERLCEAVSVLESIYTAKKRENDGE
- a CDS encoding D-alanine--D-alanine ligase gives rise to the protein MNLGVIFGAKSYEHEISIVSAIVLKNVLKQELKFIFCDANRDFYLIEEKDMRANFFSSGKYKNSKKLILSKGGFFIHSLFGDKKVECDVIINLIHGMDGEDGKIAALFDFYGIKYIGPRLEVSALSYNKELTKFLAQKAGVKALDYEMLTRESQPKFHYPIILKPARLGSSIGVNIVHDASELAYAKDIAFEFDKDVLVEPFIKGVKEYNLAGCKIDGKIKFSIIEEPKKKEFLDYEQKYLSFSNENKVKEAEISEELKQKLKFNFSKIYDCGFDGAIIRCDFFVIDDEVYLNEINPNPGSLANYLFEDFESTLNALANSLPRERNIKIDYSFINSITSVKGRGKI
- the ruvA gene encoding Holliday junction branch migration protein RuvA, which produces MIKAIEGIVSKKDPAFVILKTNSGVSYGIFISLFCSAKLSKGEKVELAITQIIREDANLLYGFLDANEQKMFEMLIKLNGIGASTAMAVCSSLSSQAFTNAIISGDADTFKSVPGIGPKTARRIIAELSDAKLISDESVPSYQNEALLALEALGFKREKIVKILPECKSENTSDLIKEALKKLG
- a CDS encoding flagellar assembly protein A, which translates into the protein MSENVQENERFLPPTQIQTSTPYISLKELSKQHSVPVEFIDFKILGILTYYKNKDNEEPVFVPEETLNFFDDNAFYLDETLEIEQVYDVEFFDVRLNAVPKLPKIEIGVNSTVTKVVAKVKATKDCEYEQHYEDKLFEYIAKQLMKAQILIGIRIGKLKDELKQIASVVHVKGELDKDYILNITQGINPKKATDAKILYYYKDKLDAIKEEDKVDYADRGFVFGVAQDEVIMEEKKSHEGQNGRDARGKLLAVEKPKEDTGKEISISENIERVENDDSIIYIAKKSGYVVEKNGSFDIEERIEINEANFKTTGSIQAGTDTNVTLVVRETDTIKDAIGTGIIVEADEIEVKGNVGANAMVKANEVIIGGQTHQKAKIYAKNAKISIHIGKVEAENVEIDRLEGGNVVAKRVKINSVVGGSITAQNIQINTLGSNCTITASHLIDVRYLRGTDNKFIIDTSKMPESAEATQEQLNKIEYTKAELASLLKNIETKKNVINENKDSIYTIKAKVEELSKAKVIPPVTFMKKLKEYQGLVNEYNTLLKIFKDKKELLATLKDELEIMQNGIFSAKVINRGNWVELNEIRFVIVDPPQNVTYISKQNETAHAITLEKIGDGDEAEYKIKKSNKLEDYTDTNF
- the murJ gene encoding murein biosynthesis integral membrane protein MurJ translates to MFIKGFFSNSVGIMVSRILGLIRDLLTASILGAGIFSDLFFIAFKIPNLFRRIFGEGAFTQAFLPNFANSKKKAIFQAEIFIKFLLFIGALTLLVNLFTPYFIKIIASGLSEQNITDAVPLVCINFYYLALVYIVTFMGALLQYKGHFATTAFSTALLNLAMIASLLLARGKSESVVAFYLSFGVVAGGILQVLVHLIAMKFNALNKIFWGGISGYFKGKKASSKGFFINFYHGLLGSSAMQISAFMDTWLASFLVSGSISYLFYANRIFQLPLAIFAIALSQALFPKITRLLKQKDEANALVWTKKSFYLLLCALLAATITGVVLSEFIIWLLFERGNFVRANTIECAKVLSAYLVGLTPFGLAKIFSLWLYANMKQKEAAKISIICLVINLILAVILMQKFGAAGLAFASSLGGFLQLILYIRAFGAKRFLAIIEPKFIAAIAVLAVLLYFGLTFLKDIFNANF